One Stigmatella aurantiaca genomic window carries:
- the fliB gene encoding flagellin lysine-N-methylase, which translates to MDALPRFARSVLEFQCLADRCEDTCCIGLRVPVSEERLARLREGVAGTPDAQRVEALVVSQPEGPPAERAFIQMGTGGACPFLDTQKFCSLHQRYGERVLPDGCATFPRIVSKVGEQVEVAGSLACPEMARRLLLTPDALEQVPGPWEAVPRPEVARPFPGAPGDVYVAHAERIRATALGLLRQQGFPLASRLGFLGQLAFQLDSVFRAEAPFAGTPEQVEQILEAWLPPFEAQDRLEAMHRDFSALEVPGGASAELLASMLKARRAVARGERFKPFSDGVLGSLWGSAEAEGSSDAAWREATARWEWLEATHGARVQQYFLNYTVNQWLRAPFTEAPNLLGYVFRLAVRVAMMRMTLAGHPAVAALRAQAPGLPPEASQAALDQAAVECFYLVSRHVEQAPDILAIVWNMAGGGGAETLGKLILFSKF; encoded by the coding sequence ATGGATGCGCTTCCCCGTTTCGCTCGAAGCGTCTTGGAGTTTCAGTGCCTCGCCGACCGGTGCGAGGACACCTGCTGTATCGGGCTCCGGGTTCCCGTCAGCGAGGAGCGGCTGGCGCGGCTGCGTGAAGGGGTGGCGGGAACGCCCGATGCGCAGCGGGTGGAGGCGCTCGTGGTGTCCCAGCCGGAGGGGCCTCCCGCCGAGCGGGCCTTCATCCAGATGGGCACCGGCGGTGCCTGTCCTTTCCTCGATACGCAGAAGTTCTGCTCCCTGCACCAGCGGTATGGAGAGCGGGTGCTGCCCGATGGCTGCGCCACCTTTCCGCGCATCGTCTCGAAGGTGGGCGAGCAGGTGGAGGTGGCTGGCTCCCTGGCCTGTCCGGAGATGGCGCGGCGGCTCCTGCTGACGCCGGATGCCCTGGAGCAGGTGCCGGGCCCCTGGGAGGCGGTCCCCCGGCCGGAGGTGGCGCGGCCGTTTCCCGGTGCGCCCGGGGACGTGTACGTCGCCCACGCGGAGCGCATTCGCGCCACCGCGCTGGGGCTGCTGCGCCAGCAGGGGTTCCCGCTCGCCTCCCGGCTCGGGTTCCTGGGGCAGTTGGCGTTCCAGCTCGACTCCGTCTTCCGGGCCGAGGCGCCGTTCGCGGGGACGCCGGAGCAGGTGGAGCAGATTCTGGAGGCGTGGCTTCCCCCGTTCGAGGCGCAGGACCGGCTGGAGGCCATGCACCGGGACTTCTCCGCGCTGGAGGTGCCCGGGGGGGCCAGCGCGGAGCTGCTGGCCTCGATGCTCAAGGCCCGGCGGGCGGTGGCGCGGGGCGAGCGCTTCAAGCCCTTCTCCGATGGCGTGCTGGGCTCGCTGTGGGGCTCCGCGGAGGCGGAGGGCTCCTCCGATGCGGCCTGGCGCGAGGCCACCGCGCGCTGGGAGTGGCTGGAGGCCACGCACGGCGCCCGCGTGCAGCAGTACTTCTTGAACTACACGGTGAACCAGTGGCTGCGGGCCCCGTTCACGGAAGCGCCGAACCTGCTGGGCTATGTCTTCCGGCTGGCCGTGCGCGTGGCGATGATGCGGATGACGCTGGCGGGGCACCCGGCCGTGGCGGCGCTGCGCGCGCAGGCCCCGGGCCTCCCGCCCGAGGCGTCCCAGGCCGCGCTGGACCAGGCGGCGGTGGAGTGCTTCTACCTGGTGTCCCGGCACGTGGAGCAGGCGCCCGACATTCTCGCCATCGTGTGGAACATGGCGGGGGGAGGCGGGGCGGAGACGCTGGGCAAGCTCATCCTGTTCTCCAAGTTCTGA